The DNA segment TGTGGGATTTTTTCGCCAGTTAAGCGTCCGCGTTAGCGCTCACTTCGATTTTCATTCCCTGAAAACAACTTGCGGTGCAAGAACTTCAAATAGGCGGCGTCAGTCCCTATGCTGCGAACCGTCATCGTGAGGTCGGAGGTTCGCCGTGAAGAAGATCCTGGTTCTGTTCGTCGCGTTGGTGTGGGCTGATCCGATGGTCGCCGCCGAGCCGTTGCCGTTGTCGCCTGCGGGGGTGAAGACGCTGGCGCCGGATGGCGCGATCAAGCCGACCGGCACCTGGAGCCTCGGCACCCGCGCCGGCGACTTTCTCTACATCGCGGGCATGCGCGGCATCGATCCGAAAACTGATTTGCAAGTTGTGGGCGACGAGCCGCGGATCCGCCAGGCCTTCGCCAACATGAAGCTGATTGCCGAATCCGAAGGCGCGACCTTGCGCGACGCGACGCGTCTCGTCGTCTACGTCACGGACATGTATCGCTTCCGTCCGATCGTGAACAAGATCCAGGAAGAATTCTGGGGCAAGGGCCCATATCCGCCACGCACCATCATCGAAGTGCACCGGCTGAACGGCGATGATATCTGCGAAGTGGAAGGTACGTTCTACGCGCCGGTGAAGAAATAAAATCGCCGGAAAAGCCATCGCGTCAGCCGGCTATCGACCCGCCAGCCTTGAGCGCGGCGCGATCCTCGCGCGGCGAAGCGCCGAAAGCTTCTCTGTAGCGGCGGCTGAAATGGCCGAAATCGGCAAACCCGCAAGCAAGCGCGATCTGGGCGATGCTGTCGCCCGCGTGCAGCGGGTCGGCCAGGTACCGTCGGCTTCTTTCCAGCCGCCGCTTCCAGATCCAGTCGCTGACCGTGCTTTGCTCGGCGTGGAACAGATCCTGAAGATAGCGCGAGGAAATGCCGACAAGGCCGGCAATCTTCTCGGTATTGAGCGTGTGGTCGTGCAAGAGGCTGTCGATCAGCGCCTTCGCGCGGAAGATCAAGGCGGTCCGCGCCGCCGAGCCGCCGTCCATTTGGCTGCCGTTGTGGTCGGCCAGCGCCGCGGTCACCAGCGACAGGCAAGTTTCCGATAGCTGACTTGCGGTGGTAGGCGTGACGTCGGAGACGATGGAAGCGGTCTGCCGTACGAATGGCAGCACCAGCGAACCGACCGGGCTCGTCGCCTCGATGCGGCGCGCCGTCCACGCCTCCGTTCGGCCGATCCTTCGCACCATGGCTTCGCGCGGCATGTGCAGAACAATTTGTTCGAAATCGGCTGTGAATGTCAGCGTGTAGGGGCGGGTGCTGTCGTAACAGGCAAAGTCGCCGGGACCGAGCCGCGCCTCGCGTCCGTCCTGCTCGATCACCCCGGCGCCACGTACCTGCAAGCTGATGAGCATTACCTCCTCGCGCGCACGGCGAATGCGGGCGGACGTGCGTTCGACGATCTGCCCATCGGCGCGAACAATTGAGAAATGAAGGTCGTTGCAGCGAGCCGTCGCCAATTCGCCGAAGAAGGGCCGATCCGCGTACGCCTTGCAATCGAGATCGACAAACGTGTCGCAGACCGCGTCCTGCCAGAACAGAAAGCGCTTTCGCTCTGCGATGCCGTTCGTTGACACCACGGTTTTCATGACACCGCACCCGTTTCGGGTCGTATCGACCAGCTTCAGACTAGCACGGTGTCGTTGGCTGGCAAACGGCGGCCGAGAGCAGCCTGCGCCGCCAGCCAACTTTTTCTGCGCGCGCAGCCAAGAGCGGAACGCATCGGCCAGATAGGCTCATTGCGAACGGTGTGCATTCCCTTGGTTGTGCGCGCCCTCAGAGTCTCGTTTTCAGAACCGAAAATTCTCAAGGAGGCGATGATGAGTCAGATCCATCCAAGATTGAAGGTCGCCGCGGTGCAGGCCGCGCCAGCTTTTCTCGATCTCGATGCGTCGATCGAAAAGACCATCCGATATATCGATGAGGCGGGAGCCGCAGGTGCGAGACTGATCGCGTTTCCGGAAACCTGGCTTCCCGGCTATCCGTGGTGGATCTGGCTCGGCGCTCCGGCCTGGGCGATCATGCGCGGTTTCGTCTCGAGGTATTTCGACAATTCGCTGCAATATGGCAGTCCGGAGGCAAAGCGTCTGCAAGACGCCGCCAGGCGCAACAAGATCTATGTCGCGCTCGGCCTGTCGGAGCGCGACGGCGGCAGCCTGTATATCGCGCAATGGATCATCGGGCCGGACGGCGAAACGGTTGCGCAACGCCGCAAGCTCAAGCCCACGCACGCCGAGCGGACGGTGTTCGGCGAGGGCGACGGTTCACATCTGGCCGTGCATGATCTCGATATCGGGCGCTTGGGCGCGCTTTGCTGCTGGGAACATCTGCAGCCGTTGTCGAAATATGCGATGTACGCGCAGAACGAGCAGATTCACGTCGCCGCCTGGCCGAGCTTCTCGCTGTATGATCCGTTTGCGCACGCGCTTGGCGCCGAGGTCAATAACGCCGCGAGCAAGATCTATGCAGTCGAGGGATCGTGCTTCGTCGTCGCGCCGTGCGCGACGGTTTCGCAGGCGATGATCGATGAGCTTTGCGACACCCCTGAAAAACATCAATTCCTTCATGTCGGCGGCGGCTTCGCCGTCATCTACGGTCCCGACGGCTCGCCGCTGGCGAAACCCCTGCCGCCAGATCAGGAGGGACTTCTCTATGCCGACATCGATCTCGGCATGATTTCGGTCGCCAAGGCCGCCGCCGATCCCGCCGGACATTATGCGCGTCCCGATGTGACGCGCCTGCTGTTCAACAATCGTCCGGCAAATCGCGTCGAGAAGTTGGCGCTGCCGGTCGATCAGGAAGCCGAAGCAGAGGGTACGCCGAAGGCTCCTGACGCGCCTTCCAAAGTGACGGCGCTCAAGGCGCCCCAGGCTGCGGAGTAAGATCATGGAATCGGCCATTCCTCCCCATCTGCAGGTTTCCCGCAGTCGTCACCGCCGCGTGCCCGACGACTATAAGCCGCCGTACCCGTCCTTTGTCGCGCGGCATCGTCCGGCCGTCGGTAGCGTGGTCATGGCCTATTTCGGCATTCAGCATTCGCCTGACGCGCCCAAAGGCTTGCCGGCGGCACTCACGTCGCTTGAGGCCGTATTCGCATCGGCCAACGGACCGCGCCACTGGGACCGCGCCGCTTATGTCGATGAGGCCCGCTATAACAACACGGTCTCTGTCGCCTATTGGGACGACCGCGCCGTATTCGATGCCTGGTTTCCAGCCGCACGCGCGGCCTGGACTGGCACCGAAGCAGCCGGTCTCGGCAAGTTCATCGAGGTGCTCTGTCCATCGGTGAACGATTACGAGACGCTGTTCTCCTCGCTTGGCCGTCCCGAAGGCGTCGCGGTCATCGCAGACGGCATGAGCGGCGAAGTGCTGGAGCACGCCTATTGGGGCGGCATGCGCGATCGCATTCCGCTTTCCCAAACGAACGAGATGGCGCCAGTAGGCGTACCGTCTGTCGTGCGCGAAGGCCGGCGCTTGCGGGTGAAGCCGCATGACAATATCTGCTTGATCCGCTCCGGCCAGGACTGGAGCGATACCGATTCCGCCGAACGCAAAATGTATCTGGAAGATGTCGAACCGGTGCTGCGCGAAGGCATGGAGTTCCTGCGCGACGAAGGTCTCGCGATCGGCTGCTTCGCCAACCGTTACATGACGGTCCTCGATGGCGATGGCCGGCCAACCGAGAAGAGCTACGGCATGAGCTGGTGGAAGAGCCTGGCTGCGCTCGAACGGTGGGCCGAGTCGCATCCCACTCACGTGCGCATCTTCGGTGCGGCGATGAAATATCTTTCGACGCTAGGGCCGGCCGCAAAGCTCCGGCTCTATCACGAGGTGACGGTGACGCGCGCAGCCGATCAGTTCTTTGAATATCTGGACTGCCACCCGGGAACCGGAATGCTGAAGGCGGTAACGGTCGAGGCCTGATGGTGGGGCAGGTCTGCAGGCGCCGGACCCGGTTCGGTCGCTTGCCTGCCCGGTGCGATGGCTCAGTCCTGCGGCTCGGCCAGCATTTCGCCGGAGGCGTCGATCCGGATCCACCCCGAAGGCGCAAGGCGCTGCTGCGGCAGGAAGCGGCCCTTATAGTCCATCTTCTTCGAGCCCTCGATCCAGTAGCCGAGGTAGACGTAAGGCAGCCCCTGCCGTCGCGCTCGATTGATGTGGTCGAGGATCATGAAGGTGCCGAGCGAACGGTTTTCCTCGGAAGGCTCAAAGAATGAATAGACCATCGACAGCCCGTCGGAGAGCACGTCGGTCAGCGCCACGGCGACCAGGTCGTTGCCGCGGCCGGTGACGGCGGTGTCGACGCTGCGGCGGCGGTATTCGATGATGCGGGTCTCGACGTGGCTGTCTTCCACCATCATGGCGTAATCCAGCACCGTCATGTCGGCCATGCCGCCATGACGATGACGCTGGTCGAGATAGGCGCGGAAGATCGAATATTGCTCCGATGTCGGCACGGCGCTGCGCTGTTCGCCGACGATGTCGGCGTTGCGGGCCAGGATCTTGCGGAAGTTGCGCGAGGGGCGGAATTCATTGGCGACCACGCGGACGGAAACGCAGGCGCGGCACTGGTCGCAGGCCGGCCGATAGGCGATCGACTGGCTGCGGCGGAAGCCGCCATGGGTCAAAAGGTCGTTGAGGTCGCCGGCCTTGTCGCCCACCAGGTGCGTGAAGACCTTCCGCTCGTGCCGTCCCGGTAGATAAGGGCAGGGAGAGGGCGCGGTTAGATAGAATTGCGGGGTATCACGCGAATGCTGGGTCACGGGATGCTGTCGAACTCCGAAAGGCGAAGCGTACGGACACTAGCGCAGCATCGCGCCACCGAGCCTAACGGTCAATTGGTTTGCAAACCGTTCTCCAGCCCGACCGTTACCCCAGATTTCCAGCCGGCGGGTCAAAAAGTCCGGGCCGGCTGACCCACGGCGGCGCGCACCGACGTGTTGATGACCACAGTTCCCAGCACGAAATCGTGCAACAGCCGTTTCCGGCCGTTGAAAAGCCCGACCAGGACGACCAGTGGCGACAGAAACGAGATGGAAACCCAGAACAGCACGGCGTGCATGGCACCCAGCACGAAATAGCCCGGTGCGCCGTACCAAGTCCGCAACTCCAGATCCATCACCCGCATGCCCAGCGTCGCCGAGTGCGGACCGCCGAGCGAGGCGCCGTAATAGACGATGGCCCACAGCACCGAGGCCGGCCATGCCAGCCAGAACAGCATCCAGCCGAGCCCGAGGGTCAACAGTCCGAAGACGGCGATAAAGACGTAGCCGAATACGACCGGCACCGAGAGCACGACGAGGTCGATCAGGAACGCGAACACCCGCCGCGTCAGCACGCCGCGAAACAGTTCCGGCTCGAATTCCGGGTCAAAGGCATGCTGCGGTACGCCGCCGTCGTTGCGCCAGGCGCCGCCACCACTTGATGCCCCGCCAGGACCATAGGCGCCGCCGGCATTACCGGTATTTCCAGAACCGCGATACGACATGATCCATCCCTCCCTGGCGGTCCGATTCTAACATTTGCATCCCGATAGGGCAGGCACGTTTGCAAATGTTAGAATCGAAGGACCTCCAGCAAATGTAAATCTCTGGTGGAGTTTAGGATTTGACATTCGCAACTGGAATCCGGGGTCAGCGATTGGCGGATGTCAAATCCACTCCACCAGTGATGGTCAGGACATGGGATTGGGCAAGGCGGTTGCAAGGCCGGCGGCCCGCGGGCAAACGGAAATATTCCGCCATTTTCGGTGTCTAAATCCCTTGGCAAGGAGACTTCGTAATTCCACGCTGGTTGCAGGTGACAAGGGGAGCAGATGGGCACACGGGCGGAATTTCGTTGCCGTTGTGGAGAAGTGCGCGGCTTCGTCGCGGATGCTTCGCCGCGGGCGGTCAATCGTGTCGGCTGCTATTGCGACGACTGTCAGGCTTTTGCGCATTGGCTCGGGCGCGCCGACCTGCTCGGCGCGCAAGGTCTGTCTGACATCGTCCAGGTCGCGCCGGCCTCATTCGCTTTCGAGCAGGGGCAGAACCGCATCAAGGGGGTGCGGCTGTCGCCCAAGGGCCTTTATCGTTGGTATGCGACCTGCTGCAACACGCCCGTCGGCAACACGCTGACGCCGTCGGTTCCTTTCGTCGGCATGTTTGCAGCGGCATTCGATCAGGGCGGGCAGCGCGCAGATGCCGTGTTCGGCCCGCCGACCGGCGCCATCATGGGAAAATATGCGGTTGGCGAGGCGCCACCGGGCACGACGGGAGTGAGGCTACCTCTGTTACTACGCGTGATCAGCAGAGTGCTGGGCTGGCGTTTGCGCGGCAAGGTATGGCCGCATCCGTTCTTCACGCGCGGCAACGACGCGCCGGTTTACCCCGTCAACGTGCTGACGCGCGAGGAGCGCGATGCACTGCGGCCGTATTGCGGCCCGCATCCGGCCGCGTCGGCTTGACGCGCCCTGGAGCAGTCAGGCCATCGCCAGCACGACCTTGCCCTTGGCGTGGCCGGTCTCCAGATAGGCCATCGCCTCCCTGGCCTCGGCGAATGGAAAGACGCGGTCGATGACGATTTCGAGCTTTTTCGCCTCGATGAGCGAACCGAGATAAGCCAGCTCCGCGCCGCTCGGGTGCATGAACAGGTAGCGATAGCTGACGCCGTGGCGGGCCGCGCGCCAACGCGTGGTCAAACTGGCGGCCCAGAACAGTGCGGCGAGGCCGCTGCCGGCTTCGAGATCCTTTCGCGCCGTCACGGGTTCCGGCATGCCTGCAATCGAGACGACGCGTCCACCCCGCTTGA comes from the Bradyrhizobium erythrophlei genome and includes:
- a CDS encoding RidA family protein, which translates into the protein MKKILVLFVALVWADPMVAAEPLPLSPAGVKTLAPDGAIKPTGTWSLGTRAGDFLYIAGMRGIDPKTDLQVVGDEPRIRQAFANMKLIAESEGATLRDATRLVVYVTDMYRFRPIVNKIQEEFWGKGPYPPRTIIEVHRLNGDDICEVEGTFYAPVKK
- a CDS encoding helix-turn-helix domain-containing protein; translation: MKTVVSTNGIAERKRFLFWQDAVCDTFVDLDCKAYADRPFFGELATARCNDLHFSIVRADGQIVERTSARIRRAREEVMLISLQVRGAGVIEQDGREARLGPGDFACYDSTRPYTLTFTADFEQIVLHMPREAMVRRIGRTEAWTARRIEATSPVGSLVLPFVRQTASIVSDVTPTTASQLSETCLSLVTAALADHNGSQMDGGSAARTALIFRAKALIDSLLHDHTLNTEKIAGLVGISSRYLQDLFHAEQSTVSDWIWKRRLERSRRYLADPLHAGDSIAQIALACGFADFGHFSRRYREAFGASPREDRAALKAGGSIAG
- a CDS encoding carbon-nitrogen hydrolase family protein; translation: MSQIHPRLKVAAVQAAPAFLDLDASIEKTIRYIDEAGAAGARLIAFPETWLPGYPWWIWLGAPAWAIMRGFVSRYFDNSLQYGSPEAKRLQDAARRNKIYVALGLSERDGGSLYIAQWIIGPDGETVAQRRKLKPTHAERTVFGEGDGSHLAVHDLDIGRLGALCCWEHLQPLSKYAMYAQNEQIHVAAWPSFSLYDPFAHALGAEVNNAASKIYAVEGSCFVVAPCATVSQAMIDELCDTPEKHQFLHVGGGFAVIYGPDGSPLAKPLPPDQEGLLYADIDLGMISVAKAAADPAGHYARPDVTRLLFNNRPANRVEKLALPVDQEAEAEGTPKAPDAPSKVTALKAPQAAE
- a CDS encoding phenylacetaldoxime dehydratase family protein, which translates into the protein MESAIPPHLQVSRSRHRRVPDDYKPPYPSFVARHRPAVGSVVMAYFGIQHSPDAPKGLPAALTSLEAVFASANGPRHWDRAAYVDEARYNNTVSVAYWDDRAVFDAWFPAARAAWTGTEAAGLGKFIEVLCPSVNDYETLFSSLGRPEGVAVIADGMSGEVLEHAYWGGMRDRIPLSQTNEMAPVGVPSVVREGRRLRVKPHDNICLIRSGQDWSDTDSAERKMYLEDVEPVLREGMEFLRDEGLAIGCFANRYMTVLDGDGRPTEKSYGMSWWKSLAALERWAESHPTHVRIFGAAMKYLSTLGPAAKLRLYHEVTVTRAADQFFEYLDCHPGTGMLKAVTVEA
- a CDS encoding arginyltransferase; this translates as MTQHSRDTPQFYLTAPSPCPYLPGRHERKVFTHLVGDKAGDLNDLLTHGGFRRSQSIAYRPACDQCRACVSVRVVANEFRPSRNFRKILARNADIVGEQRSAVPTSEQYSIFRAYLDQRHRHGGMADMTVLDYAMMVEDSHVETRIIEYRRRSVDTAVTGRGNDLVAVALTDVLSDGLSMVYSFFEPSEENRSLGTFMILDHINRARRQGLPYVYLGYWIEGSKKMDYKGRFLPQQRLAPSGWIRIDASGEMLAEPQD
- a CDS encoding RDD family protein, yielding MSYRGSGNTGNAGGAYGPGGASSGGGAWRNDGGVPQHAFDPEFEPELFRGVLTRRVFAFLIDLVVLSVPVVFGYVFIAVFGLLTLGLGWMLFWLAWPASVLWAIVYYGASLGGPHSATLGMRVMDLELRTWYGAPGYFVLGAMHAVLFWVSISFLSPLVVLVGLFNGRKRLLHDFVLGTVVINTSVRAAVGQPARTF
- a CDS encoding DUF6151 family protein — its product is MGTRAEFRCRCGEVRGFVADASPRAVNRVGCYCDDCQAFAHWLGRADLLGAQGLSDIVQVAPASFAFEQGQNRIKGVRLSPKGLYRWYATCCNTPVGNTLTPSVPFVGMFAAAFDQGGQRADAVFGPPTGAIMGKYAVGEAPPGTTGVRLPLLLRVISRVLGWRLRGKVWPHPFFTRGNDAPVYPVNVLTREERDALRPYCGPHPAASA